Proteins encoded in a region of the Anopheles ziemanni chromosome 2, idAnoZiCoDA_A2_x.2, whole genome shotgun sequence genome:
- the LOC131293923 gene encoding CLIP domain-containing serine protease B15-like, with product MCKFICFIFVVSSMVVDGANRWLNNGEFCETPFGAFGTCELVRNCSYVKKIFSKPDFSAYDEEYLNSLKCGEMKIHGKKPFPLVCCPTFENVHCKNEFSNRIYDGITTQRGEFPWAALLFYDVGINRPVPKCGGSLISELYVITAAHCTTGKPQWQLLFARFNEFNTTSNENCTYIDEEEICRYDYAIESVIPHPDYGRNQNSQPNDICILRLATAVTFNFFVKPICLPLETDVQGLPVVKHNFTVTGWGETENAMRSELQLHVVIPGLDNTVCNSVYKVANVTLSDKQLCVGGLNGTDSCRGDSGGPLMRNVSNIWYLAGVVSFGARLCGTEGLPGVYTNVEKYLSWIEDITFVEQYW from the exons ATGTGCAAGTtcatttgtttcatatttGTCGTATCTTCAATGGTAGTGGACGGTGCAAACAGATGGCTCAACAACGGTGAATTCTGTGAAACACCCTTCGGCGCATTTGGTACTTGTGAGTTGGTGAGAAACTGTTCTTATGTAAAAAAGATTTTCTCCAAGCCAGACTTTTCGGCCTACGACGAGGAATACTTGAACTCATTGAAGTGTGGTGAGATGAAAATTCATGGTAAAAAACCTTTTCCACTG GTATGTTGTCCAAcgtttgaaaatgttcacTGCAAAAATGAATTCTCGAATAGAATTTACGATGGCATTACAACACAGCGAGGAGAATTCCCGTGGGCCGCCCTTTTGTTTTATGACGTCGGAATCAATCGCCCGGTGCCGAAATGTGGTGGATCGCTTATCAGCGAACTATACGTGATAACGGCTGCCCACTGTACCACCGGCAAACCACAGTGGCAGCT TCTTTTCGCCCGCTTCAATGAGTTCAACACGACCAGCAACGAAAATTGTACTTACATTGATGAAGAGGAAATCTGTCGGTATGACTATGCTATAGAATCGGTCATCCCCCACCCGGATTACGGTAGGAATCAAAATTCTCAGCCGAATGATATCTGCATCCTGAGGCTTGCCACGGCAGTAACGTTCAACTTTTTCGTGAAGCCAATCTGCTTGCCCCTTGAAACGGACGTACAGGGGCTTCCCGTTGTGAAACATAACTTCACCGTTACTGGATGGGGTGAAACGGAAAATG CAATGCGAAGTGAACTTCAGCTGCATGTAGTAATACCCGGATTGGACAATACGGTCTGTAACTCGGTTTATAAAGTTGCCAACGTGACACTATCGGATAAGCAGCTTTGTGTCGGTGGACTAAATGGTACCGACTCGTGCCGCGGTGATTCTGGAGGACCTCTTATGCGGAATGTGTCGAATATCTGGTATTTGGCAGGAGTCGTCAGCTTTGGCGCCCGGCTATGTGGAACGGAAGGCCTTCCCGGCGTGTACACTAATGTGGAGAAGTACTTGAGCTGGATCGAAGATATAACGTTCGTAGAGCAATATTGGTAA